Proteins found in one Streptomyces sp. NBC_00461 genomic segment:
- a CDS encoding HU family DNA-binding protein, producing MNRSELVAALADRAEVTRKDADAVLAAFAETVGEIVAKGDEKVTIPGFLTFERTHRAARTARNPQTGDPIQIPAGYSVKVSAGSKLKEAAKGK from the coding sequence ATGAACCGCAGTGAGCTGGTGGCCGCGCTGGCCGACCGCGCCGAGGTGACCCGCAAGGACGCCGACGCCGTTCTGGCTGCCTTCGCCGAGACCGTCGGCGAGATCGTCGCGAAGGGCGACGAGAAGGTCACCATCCCCGGCTTCCTGACCTTCGAGCGCACCCACCGTGCCGCTCGCACCGCGCGCAACCCGCAGACCGGCGACCCGATCCAGATCCCGGCCGGCTACAGCGTCAAGGTCTCCGCGGGCAGCAAGCTCAAGGAAGCCGCCAAGGGCAAGTGA
- a CDS encoding NAD-dependent malic enzyme, with amino-acid sequence MATAPSVSYSITVRLEVPASGTAVSQITTAVESHGGSVTGLDVTASGHEKLRIDVTIAASSTAHADEIVQQLRGIEGVTLGKVSDRTFLMHLGGKIEMQSKHPIRNRDDLSMVYTPGVARVCMAIAENPEDARRLTIKRNTVAVVTDGSAVLGLGNIGPMAAMPVMEGKAALFKRFADIDAWPLCLDTQDTDEIVAIVKAIAPGFAGINLEDISAPRCFEIEARLREALDIPVFHDDQHGTAIVVLAALTNALRVTGKAIENIRVVMSGAGAAGTAILKLLLAAGLKNAVVADIHGVVHIGREDLREAAVDSPLRWIADNTNPEGLTGTLKEAVRGADVFIGVSAPNVLDGNDVAAMAEGAIVFALANPDPEVDPAIARQTAAVVATGRSDFPNQINNVLVFPGVFRGLLDAQSRTVNTEMMLAAATALADVVTEDELNPNYIIPSVFNDKVAGAVAGAVREAAKAAAAS; translated from the coding sequence ATGGCAACGGCGCCCAGCGTCTCCTACTCGATTACGGTCCGGTTGGAGGTGCCCGCGAGCGGAACCGCGGTCTCCCAGATCACCACGGCCGTAGAGTCCCACGGAGGCTCGGTGACCGGCCTCGACGTGACCGCCTCCGGTCACGAGAAGCTCCGTATCGACGTCACCATCGCGGCCAGCTCCACCGCCCACGCGGACGAGATCGTCCAGCAGTTGCGCGGCATCGAGGGCGTCACCCTCGGCAAGGTCTCCGACCGTACGTTCCTGATGCACCTCGGCGGCAAGATCGAGATGCAGTCCAAGCACCCCATCCGCAACCGTGACGACCTCTCCATGGTCTACACGCCGGGTGTGGCCCGCGTCTGCATGGCGATCGCCGAGAACCCCGAGGACGCCCGCCGCCTCACCATCAAGCGCAACACCGTCGCAGTCGTGACGGACGGCTCGGCCGTGCTTGGCCTCGGCAACATCGGCCCGATGGCCGCCATGCCGGTCATGGAGGGCAAGGCGGCCCTCTTCAAGCGCTTCGCCGACATCGACGCCTGGCCGCTGTGCCTCGACACCCAGGACACCGACGAGATCGTCGCGATCGTCAAGGCGATCGCCCCGGGCTTCGCCGGTATCAACCTTGAGGACATCTCCGCGCCCCGCTGCTTCGAGATCGAGGCGCGCCTGCGCGAGGCCCTCGACATCCCCGTCTTCCACGACGACCAGCACGGCACCGCGATCGTCGTCCTCGCCGCCCTGACGAACGCACTGCGCGTCACCGGCAAGGCGATCGAGAACATCCGGGTCGTCATGTCCGGCGCCGGCGCGGCCGGTACGGCCATCCTCAAGCTGCTGCTCGCGGCGGGCCTCAAGAACGCCGTCGTCGCCGACATCCACGGCGTCGTGCACATCGGCCGCGAGGACCTGCGCGAGGCCGCCGTGGACTCGCCGCTGCGCTGGATCGCCGACAACACCAACCCCGAGGGCCTGACCGGCACGCTGAAGGAAGCCGTTCGCGGAGCGGACGTCTTCATCGGCGTCTCCGCCCCGAACGTGCTGGACGGCAACGATGTGGCCGCCATGGCCGAGGGTGCCATCGTGTTCGCGCTCGCGAACCCCGACCCCGAGGTGGACCCGGCAATCGCCCGGCAGACGGCGGCGGTTGTGGCCACCGGCCGCTCCGACTTCCCGAACCAGATCAACAACGTGCTGGTGTTCCCGGGTGTGTTCCGGGGCCTGCTGGACGCCCAGTCCCGCACGGTCAACACCGAGATGATGCTGGCCGCCGCCACCGCCCTCGCGGACGTGGTGACCGAGGACGAGCTGAACCCGAACTACATCATCCCGAGCGTGTTCAACGACAAGGTCGCGGGCGCTGTCGCCGGTGCGGTGCGGGAAGCGGCCAAGGCGGCGGCAGCGTCGTAG
- a CDS encoding HelD family protein: MAAQAQQETALDPDHDSSRDQEISVEQEHLDRVYRRLEEKIHEAEFLMHDAAKRGHVGTPGALAERDAQVFRAGVHLNRLNNEFEDFLFGRIDLLPGKDGKKGPDGAYTAIEPADGAVRDDNTADIAETLHIGRIGVLDSEYAPLVIDWRAPAAAPFYRSTPVDPGRVVRRRVIRSKGRRVLGVEDDLMRPELKAFLDGRQLPVIGDGALMAALGQARSHTMRDIVASIQAEQDMVIRAPAASVTYVEGGPGTGKTAVALHRAAYLLYQDRRRYAGGILIVSPTPLLVAYTEGVLPSLGEEGQVAIRAIGSLAVDAVGAEATLYDSPAIARAKGSYRMLKVLRKAARGALELGSAAPASGQLALGDDTDAATPAAQPTRLRVVAFGRRLELQAPELDRVRRAVLGGTAPVNLLRPRARKLLLDALWAQSGAAGRHTDPELAAELRSSFDEDICDEDSFITFLDAWWPELTPGAVLAAMSDERRLGRWARRILNPGEVRRVARSLRRDGHSVHDIAMLDELQSILGSPVRPKKKRELDPLDQLTGLDELMPVREESQRERAERLAQERTEYAHVIVDEAQDLTPMQWRMVGRRGRHATWTVVGDPAQSSWSDPDEAAEARDEALGTRPRRRFQLTVNYRNPAEIAELAAKVLALAMPGSKSPSAVRSTGVEPRFSVVRDSLPQTVRAEAARLLDRVDGTVGVVVAMQRREEAARWLAGLGERVVALGSLEAKGLEYDATVVVSPAEIADESPAGLRVLYVALTRATQQLTIVSADRDEPDPNGVPDLLRDE, encoded by the coding sequence GTGGCCGCACAGGCTCAACAGGAAACCGCGCTCGACCCGGATCACGACTCAAGTCGCGACCAGGAGATCAGCGTCGAACAGGAACACCTGGACCGGGTGTACCGGCGCCTCGAGGAGAAGATCCACGAGGCGGAGTTCCTCATGCACGACGCCGCCAAGCGAGGCCACGTCGGAACGCCCGGCGCGCTCGCCGAGCGGGACGCACAGGTCTTCCGGGCGGGGGTCCATCTCAACCGGCTCAACAACGAGTTCGAGGACTTCCTGTTCGGACGGATCGATCTGCTGCCCGGCAAGGACGGCAAGAAGGGGCCGGACGGCGCCTACACCGCCATAGAGCCCGCCGACGGAGCGGTCCGGGACGACAACACCGCCGACATCGCCGAGACCCTGCACATCGGCCGCATCGGCGTACTGGACTCCGAGTACGCCCCCCTCGTCATCGACTGGCGGGCCCCCGCGGCCGCCCCGTTCTACCGCTCCACCCCCGTCGACCCCGGCCGGGTCGTGCGCCGGCGCGTCATCCGCTCCAAGGGCCGCAGGGTCCTCGGTGTCGAGGACGACCTGATGCGCCCCGAGCTCAAGGCATTCCTCGACGGCCGCCAGCTGCCCGTCATCGGCGACGGCGCCCTGATGGCCGCCCTCGGCCAGGCCCGCAGCCACACCATGCGGGACATCGTCGCCTCCATCCAGGCCGAGCAGGACATGGTCATCCGCGCCCCCGCCGCCTCGGTGACCTACGTCGAGGGCGGCCCGGGCACGGGCAAGACGGCCGTGGCGCTCCACCGTGCCGCCTACCTCCTCTACCAGGACCGGCGCCGGTACGCGGGCGGCATCCTCATCGTTTCCCCGACCCCGCTGCTCGTCGCCTACACCGAGGGCGTCCTGCCCTCCCTCGGCGAGGAGGGCCAGGTCGCCATCCGCGCGATCGGCTCACTCGCCGTGGACGCGGTCGGCGCCGAGGCGACCCTGTACGACTCCCCGGCCATCGCCCGCGCCAAGGGCTCGTACCGCATGCTCAAGGTCCTGCGGAAGGCGGCGCGGGGGGCGCTGGAGCTCGGGTCGGCCGCCCCCGCCTCCGGTCAGCTCGCCCTCGGCGACGACACCGACGCCGCCACCCCTGCCGCCCAGCCCACCCGCCTGCGTGTCGTCGCCTTCGGCCGGCGTCTGGAGCTTCAGGCACCGGAGCTGGACCGCGTGCGAAGAGCCGTCCTCGGCGGCACCGCGCCCGTCAACCTGCTGCGCCCCCGCGCCCGCAAGCTCCTCCTCGACGCCCTGTGGGCACAGTCCGGCGCGGCCGGCCGGCACACCGACCCGGAGCTGGCCGCCGAGCTGCGCTCCTCCTTCGACGAGGACATCTGCGACGAGGACAGCTTCATCACGTTCCTCGACGCCTGGTGGCCGGAGCTGACCCCCGGGGCCGTCCTGGCCGCCATGTCCGACGAACGGCGCCTGGGCCGCTGGGCCCGCCGCATCCTCAACCCCGGCGAGGTCCGCCGGGTCGCCCGCTCGCTGCGCCGAGACGGCCACTCCGTGCACGACATCGCCATGCTCGACGAACTCCAGTCGATCCTCGGCAGTCCGGTCCGCCCGAAGAAGAAGCGCGAGCTGGACCCGCTCGACCAGCTGACCGGCCTGGACGAACTGATGCCGGTGCGCGAGGAGTCGCAGCGCGAGCGGGCCGAACGGCTCGCTCAGGAGCGCACCGAGTACGCCCACGTCATCGTCGACGAGGCCCAGGACCTCACGCCCATGCAGTGGCGCATGGTCGGCCGCCGCGGCCGGCACGCCACCTGGACGGTCGTCGGCGACCCGGCCCAGTCCTCCTGGTCCGACCCCGACGAGGCGGCCGAGGCTCGCGACGAGGCCCTCGGCACCCGCCCCCGCCGCCGCTTCCAGCTCACCGTCAACTACCGCAACCCGGCCGAGATCGCCGAACTGGCGGCCAAGGTGCTGGCCCTCGCGATGCCCGGTTCGAAGTCCCCGTCGGCGGTACGCTCCACCGGCGTCGAACCCCGCTTCAGCGTCGTACGGGACTCCCTCCCACAGACCGTCCGCGCGGAGGCCGCCCGCCTCCTGGACCGCGTCGACGGCACCGTCGGCGTCGTCGTCGCCATGCAGCGCCGCGAAGAGGCGGCCCGCTGGCTCGCCGGACTCGGCGAGAGGGTGGTGGCCCTCGGCAGCCTGGAGGCGAAGGGCCTGGAGTACGACGCGACGGTCGTGGTCTCGCCCGCGGAGATCGCCGACGAGTCCCCGGCGGGCCTGCGCGTGCTGTACGTGGCCCTCACCCGGGCCACCCAGCAGCTGACGATCGTCTCGGCGGACCGGGACGAACCGGACCCGAACGGAGTTCCAGACCTGCTCCGGGACGAGTAA
- a CDS encoding anti-sigma factor family protein, whose amino-acid sequence MSVYGGNQGFGTGGSGMSGSMMGSPGPSEHETVGAYALGILDDAEATAFEAHLATCEWCAQQLDELAGMEPMMAALADLPGTGSPAIGESLSARPSPRLAERLVDEVSERRAQKRRKGFYLVAAAAALIIGGPLTVMAVNGGSDSGKTATPLAAGAKAAFSTLSDKVTATDPSTKVKATVAMQEKEWGTWGVVELSNVKGPLKCSLIAVGKNGERETMSSWSVPKWGYGIANAKSEEAKEPLYAQGGAALQPNDIDHFEVMTFDGKKLVEIDA is encoded by the coding sequence ATGAGTGTTTACGGGGGAAACCAAGGATTCGGTACAGGTGGTTCGGGTATGTCTGGCTCCATGATGGGATCTCCGGGCCCGAGCGAGCACGAAACGGTCGGTGCCTACGCCCTCGGGATCCTCGACGATGCCGAGGCAACCGCTTTCGAGGCACACCTCGCCACCTGCGAATGGTGCGCCCAGCAGCTCGACGAGCTGGCCGGGATGGAACCGATGATGGCCGCGCTCGCGGACCTGCCCGGAACCGGTTCACCCGCGATCGGGGAATCCCTGTCGGCACGGCCCAGCCCGCGGCTCGCGGAGCGGCTGGTCGACGAGGTCTCCGAACGCCGGGCACAGAAGCGGCGCAAGGGCTTCTACCTGGTCGCGGCCGCGGCGGCACTGATCATCGGCGGTCCGCTGACCGTCATGGCCGTCAACGGCGGCAGCGACTCCGGAAAGACCGCCACCCCGCTCGCGGCCGGCGCCAAGGCGGCCTTCAGCACCCTCTCCGACAAGGTGACGGCGACGGACCCGTCCACCAAGGTCAAGGCGACCGTGGCGATGCAGGAGAAGGAGTGGGGCACCTGGGGTGTCGTCGAGCTCAGCAACGTCAAGGGCCCGTTGAAGTGCTCGCTCATCGCCGTCGGCAAGAACGGCGAGCGCGAGACGATGTCCTCCTGGTCGGTCCCGAAGTGGGGCTACGGCATCGCGAACGCCAAGTCCGAGGAGGCCAAGGAGCCTCTCTACGCCCAGGGCGGCGCGGCTCTGCAGCCCAATGACATCGACCACTTCGAGGTCATGACCTTCGACGGCAAGAAGCTCGTGGAGATCGACGCGTAG
- a CDS encoding sigma-70 family RNA polymerase sigma factor — protein MSQPSEPDEELMRALYREHAGPLLAYVLRLVAGDRQRAEDVVQETLIRAWKNAGQLNRATGSVRPWLVTVARRIVIDGHRSRQARPQEVDPSPLEVIPAEDEIDKALWLMTLSDALDDLTPAHREVLVETYFKGRTVNEAAETLGIPSGTVRSRVFYALRSMKLALEERGVTA, from the coding sequence ATGTCCCAGCCCTCGGAACCAGATGAGGAGCTGATGCGTGCCCTCTATCGCGAGCACGCCGGACCTCTCCTTGCGTACGTACTCCGGCTGGTCGCCGGAGATCGGCAGCGTGCCGAGGACGTGGTTCAGGAGACGCTAATCCGTGCCTGGAAGAACGCCGGTCAGCTCAATCGGGCGACCGGATCGGTACGCCCCTGGCTGGTGACGGTTGCGCGCCGCATCGTCATCGACGGCCACCGCAGCCGGCAGGCCCGGCCGCAGGAGGTCGATCCGTCGCCGCTGGAGGTCATCCCCGCGGAGGACGAGATCGACAAGGCGCTGTGGCTGATGACGCTGTCCGATGCGCTCGACGACCTGACCCCTGCCCACCGGGAGGTACTCGTCGAAACGTACTTCAAGGGGCGTACCGTCAACGAGGCGGCCGAGACGCTGGGCATTCCCAGTGGCACGGTGCGGTCCCGGGTGTTCTACGCCCTGCGGTCGATGAAGCTGGCACTGGAGGAGCGGGGGGTGACGGCGTGA